A genomic window from Candidatus Andeanibacterium colombiense includes:
- a CDS encoding flagellar FlbD family protein yields MFIKLTAIDRLPTVVNAKQVTFVTSASDGTRIRFGQGRTVTVIEPLDEVLERLNFTHSDLRFPPET; encoded by the coding sequence ATGTTCATCAAACTTACCGCGATCGATCGCCTGCCGACAGTCGTCAACGCGAAGCAGGTAACCTTCGTCACCTCGGCCAGCGACGGCACCCGCATCCGCTTCGGCCAGGGCCGCACCGTGACGGTGATCGAACCGCTCGACGAAGTGCTGGAACGGTTGAACTTCACCCATTCCGACCTGCGGTTTCCGCCGGAAACCTAG
- a CDS encoding TadE/TadG family type IV pilus assembly protein, whose protein sequence is MSLLPVLRRLRADQSGLAAVEFSLWSVLFFLVALSGMDFAQFYFQRSAADEAVSAAAVSAFSTRTNVNFTDMQPYVRALAGDTGLTVTTSCNGTSGSCTNLNRTCSCLKSNGTYVAAACGSTCTGSGVTTGSTAGYYLTISATRPYQPMILPAGMVMPTRVAQKATVRLQ, encoded by the coding sequence ATGAGCCTGCTGCCTGTCCTTCGTCGGCTGAGGGCCGACCAGAGCGGCTTGGCCGCGGTCGAATTCTCGCTGTGGAGCGTGCTGTTCTTCCTCGTCGCATTGTCCGGGATGGATTTCGCCCAGTTCTATTTCCAGCGCAGCGCCGCCGACGAAGCGGTTTCGGCCGCGGCGGTTTCGGCCTTTTCGACCCGGACCAATGTCAATTTCACCGATATGCAGCCCTATGTCCGCGCGCTGGCGGGCGACACCGGGCTTACCGTCACCACCAGCTGCAACGGCACGTCCGGCAGCTGCACCAATCTCAACCGCACCTGCTCCTGCCTCAAATCGAACGGGACCTATGTCGCCGCGGCCTGCGGATCGACCTGTACCGGCTCGGGCGTTACCACCGGCTCGACCGCCGGCTATTACCTGACGATCAGCGCGACCAGGCCCTATCAGCCGATGATCCTGCCGGCGGGCATGGTGATGCCGACCAGGGTCGCGCAAAAGGCGACGGTGCGGCTGCAATGA
- a CDS encoding pilus assembly protein, whose product MTFLRPLLRCKTAATAVEFAILAPIFFAMIFGIIEFSRYAWIHQTLNDVAYATARCMSVGTGCTSSTLQKTYAVNRAGGFGVTIAATNVTPVTNTTCKGYAASNSVTIRANFHSPVEGLIPAMPTQLVSIACFPVLA is encoded by the coding sequence ATGACGTTCCTGCGCCCTCTCCTGCGCTGCAAGACCGCCGCGACCGCGGTGGAATTCGCGATCCTGGCGCCGATCTTCTTCGCGATGATCTTCGGGATCATAGAATTCAGCCGCTATGCCTGGATACACCAGACGCTCAACGACGTGGCCTATGCCACTGCGCGCTGCATGTCGGTCGGCACCGGCTGCACCAGCAGCACGCTGCAGAAGACCTATGCGGTCAACCGCGCGGGCGGATTCGGCGTCACCATCGCGGCGACCAACGTCACCCCGGTCACCAACACCACCTGCAAGGGCTACGCCGCGTCCAACTCGGTGACGATCCGGGCGAATTTCCATTCGCCGGTCGAAGGCCTGATCCCGGCGATGCCGACCCAGCTGGTCTCGATCGCCTGCTTCCCGGTCCTCGCATAA
- the pgsA gene encoding CDP-diacylglycerol--glycerol-3-phosphate 3-phosphatidyltransferase, producing MLTLPNILTLSRIVTVPLLIALMWWPGWTTGYAFAFALYCLMGITDYFDGYLARSSGTVSKLGIFLDPIADKIMVAAVILILVHNRDIHGWNVIPALVILLREIAVSGLREFLAGLKVSIPVSQLAKWKTTLQLVSLGSLVLMGAVPGWSVPFTGGWINPTTVGFTTLWGAAALTLLTGWDYLRVGLKHMD from the coding sequence ATGTTGACGTTGCCGAATATTCTCACCCTTTCGCGGATCGTGACCGTGCCCCTGCTGATCGCGCTGATGTGGTGGCCGGGCTGGACCACCGGCTATGCCTTCGCTTTCGCGCTCTACTGCCTGATGGGCATCACCGACTATTTCGACGGCTATCTCGCGCGGTCGAGCGGAACGGTGTCGAAGCTCGGGATATTCCTCGACCCGATCGCCGACAAGATCATGGTCGCCGCGGTGATCCTGATCCTGGTCCACAACCGCGATATCCACGGCTGGAACGTGATCCCGGCGCTGGTGATCCTGCTGCGCGAGATCGCGGTTTCCGGCCTCCGGGAATTCCTCGCCGGGCTCAAGGTCTCGATCCCGGTCTCGCAGCTCGCCAAGTGGAAGACGACCCTGCAGCTCGTTTCGCTCGGATCGCTGGTGCTGATGGGCGCGGTGCCCGGCTGGTCGGTCCCGTTCACCGGCGGCTGGATCAACCCCACCACGGTCGGCTTCACCACGCTGTGGGGCGCGGCGGCACTGACTTTGCTGACCGGCTGGGACTATTTGCGGGTCGGCCTCAAGCACATGGACTAG